The proteins below are encoded in one region of Sulfitobacter sp. SK012:
- a CDS encoding cytochrome c-type biogenesis protein — protein sequence MIRILLVLGLFATAASAVEPDEILSDPTLEARARVISANLRCVVCQNEPIDTSNAGVARDLRLLVRERLVAGDTDKQVFDYVVARYGDYVLFKPPWKSTTYALWLTPIAFAIFGMLSILLILRRSSREFTIVEALSPEEEAQLSELEKRKKDRDI from the coding sequence GTGATCCGAATTTTACTTGTCCTCGGGCTGTTCGCTACAGCAGCAAGCGCTGTCGAACCTGATGAGATTCTCTCTGATCCAACTCTTGAGGCGCGCGCGCGGGTGATCTCGGCCAATTTGCGCTGCGTTGTTTGTCAAAATGAGCCTATCGATACTTCAAATGCTGGGGTTGCGAGAGACTTACGATTGCTGGTGCGTGAACGCTTGGTAGCAGGGGACACAGATAAACAGGTCTTCGACTACGTTGTCGCTCGCTATGGTGATTATGTCTTGTTCAAGCCACCTTGGAAGTCGACGACTTATGCACTTTGGCTGACCCCAATTGCGTTTGCCATATTTGGCATGCTTTCGATCTTGCTGATCTTAAGACGTTCAAGCAGAGAATTTACCATTGTAGAAGCTTTGAGCCCTGAAGAAGAGGCGCAATTGTCCGAACTTGAAAAGCGCAAAAAGGATCGAGATATCTAA
- a CDS encoding DsbE family thiol:disulfide interchange protein: MKKLLSLLPLCAAIGIGIAGWWGLNPNRDPGAIPSVLIDKPVPVFELSDVAGTGTPGLATQDLLMSQEPILVNVFASWCLPCRAEHAVLARMVREEDLNLVGINYKDKPATAAKWLAELGNPYSRIGSDQTGRAGIEWGISGVPETFIVGPGGKVIFRHVGPISSDAALAKIRGALAVARKDKP; the protein is encoded by the coding sequence TTGAAGAAACTTCTATCCTTACTCCCGTTGTGTGCCGCGATTGGCATTGGCATTGCAGGTTGGTGGGGGCTCAACCCTAATCGTGATCCAGGTGCAATCCCGTCGGTTCTAATTGACAAGCCTGTTCCAGTATTTGAACTGTCCGATGTCGCTGGCACTGGGACGCCAGGTTTGGCAACTCAGGATCTGTTGATGAGCCAAGAACCCATTTTGGTTAACGTCTTCGCATCATGGTGCCTCCCTTGCCGTGCGGAACACGCAGTTCTGGCTCGTATGGTGCGCGAAGAAGACCTGAATCTGGTTGGAATTAACTACAAAGACAAACCAGCAACTGCCGCCAAATGGCTAGCGGAACTGGGCAACCCTTATAGTCGGATCGGATCAGATCAAACGGGACGTGCCGGCATCGAATGGGGAATCTCTGGTGTACCAGAGACGTTTATTGTTGGTCCCGGTGGGAAAGTCATTTTTCGCCATGTAGGTCCAATTTCTAGTGATGCAGCGCTAGCCAAAATTCGTGGAGCCCTTGCCGTCGCGAGAAAGGATAAGCCGTGA
- a CDS encoding heme lyase CcmF/NrfE family subunit, with translation MIPELGQFALTLALITAVVQGVLPIWGASLNNALWMRSATSTASLQFVLIAIAFGALMRSFVVSDFTVLNVVENSNSLKPMLFKVAGTWGSHEGSLLLWTLILALFGAAVAVLGRNIPTGLKARTLSVQAWISIGFLSFMLFTSNPFDRVFPAPLDGNDLNPLLQDVGLAMHPPLLYIGYVGFSIVFSFAVAALIEGRVDPAWARWVRPWTLAAWVALTGGIALGSWWAYYELGWGGWWFWDPVENVSFMPWLLGTALLHSAIVTEKRGAFKSWTILLAILTFSLSLLGTFIVRSGLLTSVHAFAVDPERGIYILGLLTVSIGGSLTLYAARVHKMEPGGLFAPISREGGLLLNNLLLTLATATVLFGTLYPLFLEGLTGDKISVGPPFFNTSFIPIMLPLVLIMGIGPFLSWKRADLAGIISRLKWVILIAGISALVVWYIQTKGPALAVIAMAIAVWLLLATLREWSSRIRLGQVELTESLDRLRRVPRAAHGMTMAHAGLAVCMFGFVGSSAWKSEEVLFVQPGKLVQIAGFDVTFEGVEQVQGPNYTASVGKLSVMRNGRPVTILRPERRSYPVAQSQTTEAAIRSTPAGDLYASITEPVNQEIEGQWTLRILYEPLVGFVWFGSLMLVFGGLLSLSDRRLRVGAPKRKARSASLPIAAE, from the coding sequence ATGATTCCTGAGCTAGGCCAATTTGCTCTTACGCTTGCGCTGATAACAGCCGTTGTTCAGGGCGTTTTACCAATATGGGGCGCGTCACTAAATAACGCTCTATGGATGCGCAGCGCGACATCTACCGCTTCGCTCCAGTTTGTTCTAATCGCAATAGCGTTTGGTGCCCTCATGAGGTCCTTTGTCGTAAGTGATTTTACGGTATTGAACGTTGTGGAGAACTCAAATTCTCTGAAACCAATGTTGTTTAAGGTAGCGGGAACATGGGGTAGCCACGAAGGCTCGCTATTGTTGTGGACGCTTATTCTTGCGCTGTTTGGTGCTGCGGTTGCTGTGCTAGGTCGTAACATTCCAACGGGTCTCAAAGCCCGGACGCTTAGTGTGCAAGCTTGGATCAGCATTGGCTTTTTGAGTTTCATGCTGTTTACCTCCAACCCGTTTGACCGTGTTTTTCCTGCACCACTGGATGGCAACGATCTCAACCCGCTGCTGCAAGATGTAGGGTTAGCGATGCACCCGCCACTTTTGTATATTGGCTACGTTGGTTTTTCGATTGTCTTCAGCTTTGCGGTCGCCGCATTGATTGAAGGACGGGTTGATCCAGCGTGGGCGCGATGGGTAAGGCCGTGGACATTGGCCGCTTGGGTTGCGTTAACAGGTGGCATCGCATTGGGATCGTGGTGGGCGTATTATGAACTTGGCTGGGGCGGGTGGTGGTTCTGGGATCCGGTTGAGAACGTAAGTTTCATGCCGTGGCTTTTGGGGACTGCGCTATTGCATTCAGCGATTGTGACAGAGAAACGGGGTGCCTTTAAAAGTTGGACCATTTTGTTGGCCATTTTGACGTTCTCTTTGTCACTTCTGGGCACATTCATCGTTCGTTCGGGCCTATTAACTTCCGTGCACGCATTTGCGGTGGATCCAGAACGCGGGATATACATCCTTGGGCTCCTAACGGTTTCCATAGGAGGTTCGCTCACGCTCTATGCTGCGCGCGTTCACAAAATGGAGCCTGGTGGACTCTTTGCGCCAATCAGCCGTGAAGGCGGGCTGTTGTTGAATAATCTACTGCTCACATTGGCGACAGCGACGGTCCTGTTTGGCACGCTCTACCCCTTGTTTCTTGAAGGGTTAACCGGAGATAAAATTTCAGTTGGGCCACCGTTCTTCAATACCAGTTTCATACCTATCATGCTTCCACTGGTACTTATCATGGGTATCGGGCCGTTCTTATCATGGAAACGTGCAGATTTAGCCGGGATTATCAGTCGTCTTAAATGGGTCATCTTGATCGCAGGGATATCAGCGCTTGTGGTCTGGTATATCCAGACAAAGGGACCAGCGCTTGCTGTGATAGCAATGGCAATCGCTGTGTGGCTTTTGCTTGCAACTTTGCGGGAATGGTCTTCAAGGATCAGGCTTGGACAAGTCGAGCTCACTGAGAGTTTGGATAGATTGCGTCGGGTTCCGCGTGCAGCACATGGGATGACGATGGCCCACGCTGGCCTCGCGGTCTGTATGTTTGGGTTTGTAGGCTCATCTGCATGGAAGTCCGAAGAAGTGCTATTTGTTCAACCAGGCAAACTGGTTCAGATTGCTGGATTTGATGTGACGTTTGAAGGCGTTGAGCAGGTGCAAGGACCAAACTATACTGCGAGTGTTGGGAAGTTGAGTGTGATGCGCAATGGGCGCCCCGTCACTATCCTGCGTCCTGAACGTCGCAGCTATCCGGTTGCACAGTCCCAAACCACTGAGGCTGCAATCAGATCGACGCCAGCTGGCGATCTGTATGCATCTATTACAGAGCCAGTAAATCAAGAGATCGAGGGGCAATGGACATTGCGCATCTTGTACGAACCACTTGTTGGTTTTGTATGGTTCGGCTCACTGATGCTGGTTTTTGGGGGGCTGCTATCATTGTCGGACCGTCGACTAAGGGTAGGTGCCCCTAAGCGCAAGGCGCGCTCCGCTAGCCTACCGATAGCGGCGGAATAG
- the ccmE gene encoding cytochrome c maturation protein CcmE: protein MSLKKKRRVQIILVAVVALALATGLIGYAMQDGINFFRSPTQVTETPPAAQETFRIGGLVEEGSLKVVGDAAVTFLVTDGNASVPVTYKGALPDLFKEGEGMIGSGNLIGGTFQATEILAKHDEEYMPVEVIDALKAQGVYQEGRKTPSEPLETVTNGAGNDS from the coding sequence ATGAGTTTAAAGAAGAAGCGTAGAGTCCAGATCATTCTGGTAGCGGTTGTCGCGCTTGCTCTTGCAACTGGGCTGATAGGCTACGCTATGCAGGACGGAATCAATTTCTTTAGATCGCCCACACAGGTAACTGAAACACCGCCAGCTGCCCAAGAGACTTTTCGGATAGGGGGTTTGGTCGAAGAGGGTTCCTTAAAGGTTGTAGGCGACGCCGCGGTGACCTTCCTGGTTACGGACGGCAACGCGTCTGTACCCGTGACTTACAAGGGCGCATTGCCAGACCTTTTCAAAGAGGGGGAGGGCATGATCGGTTCTGGAAATCTCATAGGCGGTACTTTCCAAGCAACAGAGATCCTTGCAAAACATGATGAAGAATACATGCCGGTAGAAGTCATCGACGCCCTTAAGGCGCAAGGCGTGTATCAAGAAGGTCGCAAGACACCTTCGGAGCCGCTCGAAACAGTGACGAATGGAGCAGGAAATGATTCCTGA
- the ccmD gene encoding heme exporter protein CcmD: MPDLGKYAITVLLAYGVSGLILVALVLQSLVRHRRLRRKLSNVEDRRPRPEY, translated from the coding sequence ATGCCAGACCTTGGGAAATATGCAATCACGGTTCTGCTGGCTTACGGCGTGTCCGGTCTCATTCTCGTTGCTCTGGTGCTGCAAAGCTTGGTCCGCCATAGGCGTTTGCGGAGAAAACTATCGAATGTCGAAGATCGACGGCCGAGACCTGAATATTGA
- a CDS encoding heme ABC transporter permease: MNSLWEYANPTKFMALSKRVLPWIAVLAAICLATGLIWGFFFTPDDVRQGSTVKIIYLHVPTALMAINAWLMMLVASLIWLIRRHHVSALAARAAAPVGLAMTFVALLTGAIWGQPMWGTYWAWDPRLTSFMILALFYLGYIALWSAIEDPDTAADLTSVLCLVGSVFALMSRYAVNFWNQGLHQGASLSLDKEEHVSNVFWQPLVVSIAGFVLLFFALVLLRTQSEIMSRRTQALLARERTL, encoded by the coding sequence ATGAACTCGCTTTGGGAGTACGCTAACCCAACCAAGTTTATGGCTCTATCGAAGCGCGTCCTTCCATGGATCGCAGTGCTGGCCGCAATTTGTTTGGCAACTGGCTTGATCTGGGGGTTCTTTTTTACACCAGACGACGTCCGACAGGGATCAACCGTCAAAATCATTTATCTCCATGTCCCTACAGCTTTAATGGCAATCAACGCTTGGCTCATGATGTTGGTTGCCTCTTTGATCTGGCTCATTCGGCGCCACCACGTTTCGGCGCTCGCCGCGCGCGCTGCCGCACCCGTAGGGCTTGCGATGACGTTTGTCGCTCTTTTGACAGGTGCCATTTGGGGGCAACCGATGTGGGGAACATACTGGGCTTGGGATCCGCGTTTGACGTCCTTTATGATCTTGGCGCTGTTCTATCTGGGGTACATTGCATTATGGTCGGCCATCGAAGATCCCGACACAGCAGCGGACTTGACGTCGGTCCTATGCCTTGTTGGGTCAGTCTTCGCACTTATGTCCCGTTACGCTGTAAATTTCTGGAACCAAGGGCTACACCAGGGAGCTTCGTTATCGTTGGACAAGGAAGAGCATGTCTCAAATGTTTTTTGGCAACCTCTCGTTGTTTCCATTGCCGGGTTTGTTTTATTGTTCTTCGCACTCGTACTTTTACGCACGCAGTCAGAAATCATGAGCCGCCGCACGCAGGCCCTTCTTGCTAGGGAGCGCACACTTTGA
- a CDS encoding sterol desaturase family protein — MEHEAQIRLIVFVSLFAAFASFETFWPRRLRKQKRLRRWATNWAIIVLDSVMLRLLAVVLPLLAVGAAMDAQSQGWGLLNWVDLPIWLEIIGSIFILDFVIWAQHWITHRVPVLWRLHRVHHADVDIDVTTAIRFHPIEIGLSMLLKIGVVYLLGPSAFSVVLFEVILNGTAMFNHANIRIPLQLDKVIRTVLVTPDMHRVHHSVYCEEHNSNYGFALSIWDRLFGTYIAQPQDGHDEMKIGLQWQDDRPAKLGWSLLLPFLRRP; from the coding sequence TTGGAGCACGAAGCGCAAATTCGACTAATTGTATTTGTTAGCCTGTTTGCTGCGTTTGCTTCTTTTGAAACTTTTTGGCCCCGCCGCTTACGTAAGCAAAAACGTTTGCGGCGATGGGCCACCAACTGGGCGATCATTGTACTCGATAGCGTCATGCTAAGGCTGCTGGCCGTAGTGCTTCCTCTTCTTGCTGTCGGTGCCGCAATGGATGCGCAGTCTCAGGGCTGGGGCTTATTGAACTGGGTAGATCTGCCCATTTGGCTAGAGATTATCGGTTCCATCTTCATCCTAGATTTTGTCATTTGGGCACAGCACTGGATCACCCATCGAGTGCCAGTGCTGTGGCGGCTGCATCGGGTACATCACGCCGACGTCGACATTGACGTCACAACCGCAATTAGGTTCCACCCTATCGAAATTGGGTTGTCGATGCTGCTAAAAATTGGAGTAGTCTATCTGCTGGGACCAAGTGCATTTTCCGTCGTTCTGTTCGAAGTCATTTTGAATGGCACCGCGATGTTCAATCACGCCAACATCCGGATCCCGCTGCAGTTGGATAAAGTTATTCGAACTGTTTTGGTCACGCCAGATATGCACCGCGTTCATCACTCAGTTTATTGCGAGGAACACAATAGCAACTACGGGTTTGCCCTCTCAATCTGGGACCGCTTATTCGGAACCTACATCGCACAACCGCAAGATGGACACGACGAAATGAAGATCGGGCTGCAATGGCAAGATGATCGACCGGCCAAGTTGGGATGGTCTCTATTGCTTCCGTTTTTACGTCGTCCCTAG
- a CDS encoding thioredoxin family protein, protein MNRRIFFVSILATTMMPVMALAADFVDYEPGIIETALEDGKTVFVDYSARWCGTCKRQERVINALRVADPAYDNAMTFVKVDWDTYKNHEVAVFRDIPRRSTLLVLRGEQELGRVVAGTSESQIKALMDSGL, encoded by the coding sequence ATGAACCGCCGTATTTTTTTCGTGAGTATCCTCGCGACAACAATGATGCCAGTGATGGCATTAGCCGCAGATTTTGTAGACTATGAGCCTGGCATCATAGAAACTGCTCTTGAGGATGGCAAAACCGTCTTTGTCGACTATTCGGCACGTTGGTGCGGGACATGTAAGAGACAAGAGCGTGTCATCAATGCCCTTCGGGTAGCAGATCCCGCCTATGACAACGCCATGACGTTTGTAAAAGTGGATTGGGATACATACAAAAATCATGAAGTCGCCGTTTTTCGCGACATTCCGCGTCGGTCGACACTGTTGGTTTTACGTGGCGAGCAAGAACTCGGCCGCGTCGTTGCTGGTACTTCTGAAAGCCAGATAAAGGCTTTGATGGATTCTGGCCTTTAA